A window from Neodiprion fabricii isolate iyNeoFabr1 chromosome 2, iyNeoFabr1.1, whole genome shotgun sequence encodes these proteins:
- the LOC124176034 gene encoding WW domain-containing protein C660.06-like produces the protein MTKTIAIFLLAVALIATSAMAQFGGGPGGFGGGGGGPGFGGAGGGGPGGFGGGGGGPGGFGGGGGGPGGFGGGGGGPGFLQAGFVDEGFVDEGFVNEGIGRK, from the exons ATGACCAAGACGATCGCGATCTTTCTGCTGGCAGTCGCTCTAATCGCAACATCGGCGATGG CCCAATTCGGCGGTGGACCTGGAGGATTTGGCGGCGGGGGTGGAGGACCAGGATTTGGAGGTGCAGGAGGAGGAGGTCCAGGTGGATTTggcggaggtggaggaggtCCGGGTGGATTcggtggaggtggaggaggtcCGGGTGGATtcggtggaggtggaggtggaccAGGATTTCTCCAAGCAGGATTTGTCGACGAAGGTTTTGTGGATGAAGGATTCGTAAACGAAGGAATCGGCAGAAAATGA
- the LOC124176032 gene encoding heterogeneous nuclear ribonucleoprotein A1-like: MIKTVVILLTIALIAAAMPQFGGGGQGGSSGFGGPQGGGSSGFGSQQGGSSGFSGQQGGGSSGFGQQLGGSSGFSGQQGGGSSGFGQQQGGGSSGFGQQQEGSSGFGEQQGGGSSGFEQQQDGGSSEFGQQ, encoded by the exons ATGATCAAGACTGTAGTCATCCTACTAACCATCGCCTTGATTGCTGCCGCAATGC CCCAATTTGGTGGCGGCGGTCAAGGAGGATCTTCAGGATTCGGTGGACCGCAAGGAGGAGGATCCTCAGGATTCGGATCACAGCAAGGAGGATCCTCAGGATTTAGTGGACAGCAAGGAGGAGGATCCTCAGGATTCGGACAACAGCTAGGAGGATCCTCAGGATTTAGTGGACAGCAAGGAGGAGGATCCTCAGGATTCGGACAACAGCAAGGAGGAGGATCCTCAGGATTCGGACAGCAGCAAGAAGGATCCTCAGGATTCGGTGAACAGCAGGGAGGAGGATCCTCAGGATTCGAACAACAACAAGACGGAGGATCATCAGAATTTGGCCAACAATAA